In a genomic window of [Empedobacter] haloabium:
- the fliD gene encoding flagellar filament capping protein FliD — protein MATSGVSASGGMLDVNSIVSQLMQVESAPLAKYDQKTASYQAKLSAYGQLSGAVGVFQSSLGGLTKAADFKTLSATASNADVLSASASAKAVAGNYKINVTQLAQSQTLTTPGVANSKSTIGTGAKTTISFQFGSVSGGFGLAGSTLGANVARDGISNGALTINGTAIATSSSTNSARALAEAINAKSTTTGVTATATPASSSATLFAGFGDVATGADGGYTLSVGGVQLAAQGADVAAGAGITAASIDTALTDPSSVLTALTNAGITVSGTAAGGDLKFTRADGANLVVEETVTGSPAAVNGGIGKGGGEVNGGSTTTAVSGISLSSTDASPITIAGSNPALAGLTAGTGGSYLGGAFTQDANIASGIVTIDSTNNTLEGIRDAVNKAGLGVTATIVSDGSANPYHLVFTSNATGANASMKMTLTGDDPAPADSALVDMLTYDPAGTQKMTQTSAAQDTKLSVNGIAVTSHSNNVGEAIQGVTLTVTQTGSSTLNVSKNTGTVKSNVEAFVKAYNDLNGTLKKLTGYNAETKTGGALQGDSTAQSVQSQIRRMMTTSISGLTGDITTLGQVGISFDKDGTLSLDASKFQKAMDKSFDDIGALFGAVGRSTDSLVSFSSSTSATKPGTYDLSITQLATQGALTGASALPASTTIAANTTWAVTLNDGTPSSAKNTTNVTIPAGTYTAAELAKVLQSSINGASAFSSAGSAVTASVDADGKLVLSSAKYGSASNIKLADVSGSTVDSLFGGATPTAGLDVAGTLGGHPVTGSGQTLTGLAGTDVEGLKVEVTGGAIGDRGTVSFSQGYAYQLNNLATTMLSKAGQITSRTDGINQSIKDVAKQRDAFSDKLTSVEARYRKQYSALDVMLTNMQATSSYLTQQLAAIAANR, from the coding sequence GTGGCAACTTCAGGAGTCTCAGCGTCCGGCGGCATGTTGGACGTCAACAGCATCGTATCCCAGCTGATGCAGGTGGAATCGGCACCGCTGGCGAAGTATGACCAGAAGACGGCCTCGTACCAGGCCAAGCTGAGCGCCTACGGGCAGCTCAGCGGCGCCGTGGGCGTGTTCCAGTCCTCGCTCGGCGGCCTGACCAAGGCGGCCGACTTCAAGACCCTGTCTGCCACCGCCAGCAATGCGGACGTGCTGTCCGCCTCCGCCAGCGCGAAGGCCGTGGCCGGCAACTACAAGATTAACGTCACCCAGCTGGCGCAGAGCCAGACCCTGACCACGCCGGGCGTGGCCAACAGCAAGTCGACGATCGGCACCGGCGCCAAGACCACCATTTCGTTCCAGTTCGGCAGCGTCTCCGGCGGCTTCGGCCTGGCCGGCAGCACGCTCGGCGCCAACGTGGCGCGCGACGGCATCAGCAACGGCGCGCTGACGATCAACGGCACCGCGATCGCCACCAGCAGCAGCACCAACAGCGCGCGCGCCCTTGCCGAAGCCATCAATGCGAAAAGCACCACGACGGGCGTCACCGCGACGGCCACGCCGGCCTCGTCTTCCGCCACCCTGTTCGCCGGCTTCGGCGACGTGGCGACGGGCGCCGACGGGGGCTACACGCTGTCCGTGGGCGGCGTGCAGCTGGCCGCGCAAGGCGCCGACGTGGCAGCCGGCGCCGGCATCACCGCCGCCTCGATCGACACGGCGCTGACCGATCCGTCCAGCGTGCTGACCGCGCTGACCAATGCCGGCATCACCGTCAGCGGCACGGCCGCCGGCGGCGACCTGAAATTCACCCGCGCCGACGGCGCCAACCTGGTGGTCGAGGAAACGGTCACCGGCAGCCCGGCGGCCGTGAACGGCGGCATCGGCAAGGGTGGCGGCGAAGTGAACGGTGGCTCGACCACGACGGCCGTCAGCGGCATCTCGCTGAGCTCGACGGACGCCAGCCCGATCACGATCGCCGGCAGCAATCCGGCCCTGGCCGGCCTGACGGCGGGCACGGGCGGCAGCTACCTGGGCGGCGCGTTCACGCAGGATGCGAACATCGCCTCCGGCATCGTCACGATCGATTCGACCAACAACACGCTGGAAGGCATCCGCGACGCCGTCAACAAGGCCGGCCTGGGCGTGACCGCCACCATCGTGTCGGACGGCAGCGCCAATCCCTACCACCTGGTGTTCACGTCGAACGCCACCGGCGCCAACGCGTCGATGAAGATGACCCTGACCGGCGACGACCCCGCGCCGGCCGACAGCGCCCTGGTCGACATGCTGACCTACGACCCGGCCGGCACGCAGAAGATGACGCAGACCTCGGCGGCGCAGGACACGAAATTGTCCGTCAACGGCATCGCCGTGACGAGCCACTCGAACAATGTGGGCGAAGCCATCCAGGGCGTGACCCTGACGGTGACGCAGACCGGCTCCAGCACGCTGAACGTCAGCAAGAACACAGGCACCGTGAAGAGCAACGTGGAAGCGTTCGTCAAGGCGTACAACGACCTGAACGGCACGCTGAAGAAGCTGACCGGCTATAACGCCGAGACGAAAACGGGCGGCGCCCTGCAGGGCGACTCGACGGCGCAATCGGTGCAGTCGCAGATCCGCCGCATGATGACGACCAGCATCAGCGGCCTGACCGGCGACATCACCACCCTGGGCCAGGTCGGCATCAGCTTCGACAAGGACGGCACGCTGTCGCTCGATGCGTCCAAGTTCCAGAAGGCCATGGACAAGTCGTTCGACGACATCGGCGCGCTGTTCGGCGCCGTCGGCCGCTCGACCGATTCGCTGGTGTCGTTCTCCAGCTCGACCTCGGCCACCAAGCCGGGCACGTACGACCTGTCGATCACCCAGCTTGCCACGCAGGGCGCGCTGACGGGCGCCAGCGCCCTGCCCGCCAGCACGACGATCGCGGCCAACACGACCTGGGCCGTCACGCTGAACGACGGCACGCCCAGCAGCGCGAAGAACACGACCAACGTCACGATCCCGGCCGGCACCTACACCGCGGCCGAACTGGCCAAGGTGCTGCAGTCGTCGATCAACGGCGCCTCGGCGTTCTCGTCGGCCGGCAGCGCCGTCACCGCGTCGGTCGATGCGGATGGCAAGCTGGTGCTGTCGTCGGCCAAGTACGGCTCGGCCTCGAACATCAAGCTGGCCGACGTCAGCGGCAGCACCGTGGACAGCCTGTTCGGCGGCGCCACGCCGACAGCCGGCCTGGACGTGGCCGGTACGCTGGGCGGCCACCCCGTCACGGGCAGCGGCCAGACACTGACCGGCCTGGCCGGCACCGACGTGGAAGGCCTGAAGGTCGAGGTGACGGGCGGTGCGATCGGCGATCGCGGCACCGTCAGCTTCTCGCAAGGTTACGCCTACCAGTTGAACAACCTGGCCACGACGATGCTCAGCAAGGCGGGCCAGATCACCAGCCGCACCGATGGCATCAACCAGTCGATCAAGGACGTGGCCAAGCAGCGCGACGCGTTCTCCGACAAGCTGACCTCGGTCGAGGCCCGTTACCGCAAACAGTACAGCGCGCTGGACGTGATGCTGACCAATATGCAAGCCACGTCCAGCTACCTTACCCAGCAGCTGGCGGCCATTGCCGCCAACCGCTAA
- the fliS gene encoding flagellar export chaperone FliS — protein sequence MFGSPQRGVNAYAKVGLETGIAAASPHKLIVMLYDGAIVAILNGITQMKAGNIEEKGKAISKAIQIIDNGLRASLDREVGGEIARNLDALYEYMSGRLLTANLQNDPAMLEEVRGLLADLRDTWKQIGDEPAGSAPVRTPAMAHG from the coding sequence ATGTTCGGAAGCCCACAACGCGGCGTCAACGCCTACGCCAAAGTCGGTCTCGAGACCGGTATCGCGGCCGCCTCGCCGCACAAGCTGATCGTGATGCTGTACGACGGTGCCATCGTCGCGATCCTGAACGGCATCACGCAGATGAAGGCTGGCAATATCGAAGAGAAAGGCAAGGCCATCTCGAAAGCGATCCAGATCATCGACAACGGCCTGCGTGCCAGCCTCGACCGTGAAGTGGGCGGCGAGATCGCCCGCAACCTGGACGCGCTGTACGAATACATGAGCGGCCGCCTGCTGACGGCCAACCTGCAGAACGACCCGGCCATGCTGGAAGAAGTGCGCGGCCTGCTGGCCGACCTGCGCGACACGTGGAAGCAGATCGGCGACGAGCCGGCCGGTTCCGCCCCGGTGCGCACCCCTGCGATGGCCCACGGTTAA
- a CDS encoding flagellar protein FliT: MMTNQDVLTVYAAMGELTSQMVTAANESDWDRLEALEQRVSAHVALLKTSEGSVKLEGEQRQRKVSLIKQMLADDRKVRDMIEPWMAQLSKLISSTGTERRVVNAYGAV; encoded by the coding sequence ATGATGACGAACCAAGACGTGCTGACCGTGTACGCGGCCATGGGTGAACTGACCAGCCAGATGGTGACGGCTGCCAACGAATCGGACTGGGATCGGCTGGAAGCGCTGGAACAGCGCGTGTCGGCCCACGTCGCCCTGCTGAAGACGAGCGAAGGCAGCGTCAAGCTCGAAGGCGAACAGCGCCAGCGCAAGGTCAGCCTGATCAAGCAGATGCTGGCCGACGACCGCAAGGTGCGCGACATGATCGAACCCTGGATGGCGCAGCTGTCCAAGCTGATCAGCAGCACCGGTACCGAGCGACGCGTCGTCAACGCGTACGGTGCCGTCTGA
- a CDS encoding flagellar hook-length control protein FliK, giving the protein MQRLDSPGLRPLTPAGATQGAADPRQAAFQRALAPLVGQAVQGQVLAKMTDGSFLVRVADTNARMLLPAGVDVGAEVPMTVVAAQPRAMLQVGNEAAQTPIVHTQAGALPGQATAGRPLSAAAALLGKAPLTPAEHLPELDRNTAQATLSPAARAIASALTQAYSAPGAPVIIHGKTPLAGAAGPQPEAMTKQLQNALGESGLFYESHVAEWAEGKRPLQDLQREPQMLRAQAHAMQSPAEAAARALAGPDLSAAQMINQQLHTQEQGKVQWHGEAWPGQPMQWEVQREENDGRSRGGRDGHEEAPVWRSGVKFRFPLLGKVAANVTMVGDQVHVSVQSDSDDTADTLRAWASVLQGALDAAGAPLASLSIGTETPPAGAADAA; this is encoded by the coding sequence GTGCAGCGGCTCGACTCTCCCGGGCTGCGGCCCCTGACCCCGGCCGGCGCCACGCAAGGCGCCGCCGATCCGCGCCAGGCCGCGTTCCAGCGCGCGCTGGCGCCGCTGGTCGGCCAGGCGGTGCAGGGGCAGGTGCTGGCCAAGATGACGGACGGCAGTTTCCTCGTCCGCGTCGCCGACACCAATGCGCGCATGCTGCTGCCGGCCGGCGTGGACGTGGGCGCCGAGGTGCCGATGACGGTCGTCGCGGCCCAGCCGCGCGCCATGCTGCAAGTGGGCAACGAGGCGGCCCAGACGCCCATCGTGCACACCCAGGCCGGCGCCCTCCCCGGCCAAGCGACGGCCGGCCGCCCGTTGAGCGCGGCCGCCGCGCTGCTGGGCAAGGCGCCGCTGACGCCTGCCGAACACCTCCCCGAACTCGACCGCAACACGGCCCAGGCCACGCTGAGCCCGGCCGCACGCGCCATCGCCAGCGCGCTGACGCAGGCCTATTCCGCGCCCGGAGCACCCGTCATCATCCACGGCAAGACACCGCTGGCAGGTGCCGCCGGGCCGCAGCCGGAAGCCATGACCAAACAACTGCAGAACGCGCTGGGCGAGTCCGGCCTGTTCTACGAATCGCACGTGGCCGAGTGGGCCGAAGGCAAGCGGCCGTTGCAGGACCTGCAGCGCGAGCCGCAGATGCTGCGCGCGCAGGCACACGCCATGCAGTCGCCGGCGGAAGCGGCCGCGCGCGCTTTGGCGGGTCCGGACTTGTCGGCCGCCCAGATGATCAACCAGCAATTGCACACGCAGGAACAGGGCAAGGTGCAGTGGCACGGCGAAGCCTGGCCCGGCCAGCCCATGCAGTGGGAAGTGCAGCGCGAGGAAAACGATGGCCGCTCGCGGGGCGGCCGCGATGGCCATGAAGAAGCGCCGGTCTGGCGCAGCGGCGTCAAGTTCCGCTTCCCGCTGCTGGGCAAGGTGGCCGCCAACGTGACGATGGTCGGCGACCAGGTGCACGTGAGCGTGCAGTCCGACAGCGACGACACGGCCGACACCCTGCGCGCCTGGGCCAGCGTATTGCAAGGCGCGCTGGACGCGGCCGGCGCGCCGCTGGCGTCGCTCAGCATCGGCACGGAAACGCCGCCGGCGGGGGCAGCCGATGCAGCGTGA
- a CDS encoding EscU/YscU/HrcU family type III secretion system export apparatus switch protein, whose translation MQRDRPDNSLPRRPLQSAVALAYRDGQGAPKVVAKGRGLVAEQIIAVAAEAGVFVHESKELVSLLMDIDLDRQIPPTLYRVIAELLAWLYHIESAQKSGLPPPAAPALSVPPTTSSDEP comes from the coding sequence ATGCAGCGTGATCGACCCGACAACAGCTTGCCGCGCCGGCCTTTGCAAAGCGCCGTGGCGCTGGCCTATCGGGATGGGCAAGGCGCGCCGAAGGTCGTCGCCAAGGGGCGTGGGCTGGTGGCCGAGCAGATCATCGCGGTGGCCGCGGAGGCCGGCGTGTTCGTGCACGAATCGAAGGAACTGGTGTCGCTGCTGATGGACATCGACCTCGACCGGCAGATTCCGCCCACGCTCTACCGCGTGATTGCGGAACTATTGGCCTGGCTTTATCATATTGAATCAGCGCAAAAGTCGGGCTTGCCACCGCCCGCGGCACCGGCTCTCAGCGTACCCCCCACCACCTCAAGCGACGAACCCTGA
- a CDS encoding flagellar brake protein gives MYPFLSDADADNWHDFEVGSRREILALLRGISEKKQMIRMLPVGDTDMCVTTILHIDADNDAVLLDRPSDPEETARLMSGRPVSFETTLDNIRIIFGTEVMQLGMHEAVPALKIPLPPSLIRLQRREFYRMATPVGNPVKVFIPMPEEQGGGDAAFQLSDISCGGIAILDNRFVLGDSIGHEYGGCRIDLPEIGPIVTGLQIRNSQEMTLMNNKANRRLGCQFIDISPGAMSAVQRYITKLERERNARMAGLK, from the coding sequence ATGTACCCTTTTCTTTCTGACGCGGACGCGGACAACTGGCACGATTTCGAGGTGGGATCGCGTCGGGAAATTCTGGCCCTGCTGCGTGGCATTTCCGAAAAAAAGCAGATGATCCGCATGTTGCCGGTCGGCGACACGGACATGTGCGTGACGACCATCCTGCACATCGATGCCGACAACGACGCGGTCCTGCTGGACCGCCCCTCCGATCCGGAGGAGACGGCGCGGCTGATGTCGGGCCGCCCGGTGTCGTTCGAGACCACGCTGGACAATATTCGCATCATCTTCGGCACCGAAGTCATGCAGCTGGGCATGCATGAGGCCGTGCCGGCCTTGAAGATCCCCCTGCCCCCCAGCCTGATCCGGCTGCAGCGGCGCGAGTTCTACCGCATGGCGACGCCGGTCGGCAATCCCGTCAAGGTCTTCATTCCGATGCCGGAAGAGCAAGGCGGCGGCGACGCGGCGTTCCAGCTGTCCGACATCAGCTGCGGCGGCATCGCCATCCTGGACAACCGTTTCGTGCTGGGGGATTCGATCGGCCACGAATACGGCGGCTGCCGCATCGACCTGCCGGAGATCGGCCCGATCGTGACGGGCCTGCAGATTCGCAACTCGCAGGAAATGACGCTGATGAACAACAAGGCCAACCGCCGGCTGGGCTGCCAGTTCATCGACATCAGCCCTGGCGCGATGAGCGCCGTGCAGCGCTACATCACCAAGCTCGAGCGCGAGCGCAATGCCCGCATGGCGGGCTTAAAATAA
- the fliE gene encoding flagellar hook-basal body complex protein FliE — MKTGGIDSSQIQSMIAQLKAAATRPQATPPVIQTEQPAAKVDFSAALKGALDTVAVSQNKAEDLTKRFQMGDDSVNLSDVMISMQKASINMQATIQVRNKLVSAYHDIMNMQV; from the coding sequence ATGAAGACAGGCGGTATCGACAGCAGCCAGATCCAATCGATGATCGCGCAGCTGAAGGCGGCGGCGACGCGGCCCCAGGCCACGCCGCCCGTCATCCAGACGGAGCAGCCGGCCGCCAAGGTCGACTTCTCGGCCGCGCTGAAGGGCGCGCTGGACACGGTGGCCGTCAGCCAGAACAAGGCCGAAGACCTGACCAAGCGCTTCCAGATGGGCGACGACTCCGTCAACCTGTCGGACGTGATGATCTCGATGCAGAAAGCCAGCATCAATATGCAGGCGACGATCCAGGTGCGCAACAAGCTGGTGTCGGCCTACCACGACATCATGAACATGCAGGTGTAA
- the fliF gene encoding flagellar basal-body MS-ring/collar protein FliF, producing the protein MAAAAEALDLDASADTEARVPFYKTPMGKNIIRGGAVAAVLIAILMVWLWNKEPEYKVLFSNFSDRDGGAITAALDQMQIKYKFSEGGNAILIPAENVHDTRLRLASQGLPKGGNVGFELMENQKLGVSQFLEQVNYQRALEGEMAKSIESLGAVQSARVHLAMPKPSVFVREQQKPTASVILTLHPNRSIDPGQVSAVVHLVASSVPELQPANVTVVDQQGNLLSDQNKDSKTALKGLDATQLKYVQELQNQVIKQVENIVKPIVGEGNVRAEAVADVDFSAVEQAAESYKPNSSPAPSAIRSQQSSETNGNTNANPNGVPGALSNQPPGVVTAPLTTTPPGEAPAPGTVPGGTAATGTGPMHKESTTNYEVDKTVRYEQKAIAGLKRMTVGVVVNYRRIVGADGKVSVRPLTTEEMNKINSLVREAMGYNQDRGDSVSVANAPFDGVDKAAEPALDWWRDPANLPMAKELAKFLITALILLYILMRVVRPMMRPVFKKIDEINAPEPEPEEEIIEEPAGPTEEEIFAQQMAEMEENTARTYRDNLALAKKLAAEDPRIVANVIKAWIGAND; encoded by the coding sequence ATGGCAGCAGCCGCCGAAGCACTTGATCTCGACGCATCCGCCGACACCGAAGCGCGGGTTCCGTTCTATAAGACGCCGATGGGCAAGAACATCATCCGCGGCGGTGCCGTCGCGGCCGTTCTCATCGCGATCCTGATGGTGTGGTTGTGGAACAAGGAGCCTGAATACAAGGTCCTGTTCAGCAACTTCTCGGACCGCGACGGCGGCGCCATCACGGCCGCGCTGGACCAGATGCAGATCAAGTACAAGTTCAGCGAAGGCGGCAACGCCATCCTGATCCCGGCCGAGAACGTCCACGATACCCGCCTGCGCCTGGCGTCCCAGGGCCTGCCGAAAGGCGGCAACGTGGGCTTCGAGCTGATGGAAAACCAGAAGCTGGGCGTGTCGCAGTTCCTGGAACAGGTCAATTACCAGCGCGCGCTGGAAGGCGAGATGGCGAAATCCATCGAATCGCTGGGCGCCGTGCAATCGGCCCGCGTGCACCTGGCGATGCCGAAGCCTTCCGTGTTCGTGCGTGAACAGCAGAAGCCGACCGCTTCCGTCATCCTGACCCTGCACCCGAACCGCTCGATCGATCCGGGCCAGGTCAGCGCCGTGGTGCACCTGGTCGCCTCGTCGGTACCCGAACTGCAGCCGGCCAACGTGACGGTGGTCGACCAGCAGGGCAACCTGCTGTCGGACCAGAACAAGGACAGCAAGACCGCGCTCAAGGGCCTGGACGCCACCCAGCTGAAGTACGTGCAGGAACTGCAGAACCAGGTCATCAAGCAAGTCGAGAACATCGTCAAGCCGATCGTCGGCGAAGGCAACGTGCGCGCCGAGGCGGTTGCCGACGTGGACTTCTCCGCCGTCGAGCAGGCCGCCGAGTCGTACAAGCCGAACTCGTCGCCGGCGCCGTCGGCGATCCGCAGCCAGCAGAGCAGCGAAACCAACGGCAATACCAACGCCAACCCGAACGGCGTGCCGGGCGCGCTGTCGAACCAGCCGCCGGGCGTGGTCACGGCACCGCTGACGACCACGCCGCCGGGCGAGGCGCCGGCGCCAGGCACGGTACCGGGCGGCACGGCCGCAACGGGCACGGGCCCGATGCACAAGGAATCGACCACCAACTACGAAGTCGACAAGACCGTGCGCTACGAGCAGAAGGCGATTGCCGGCCTGAAGCGCATGACGGTGGGTGTGGTGGTGAACTACCGCCGTATCGTCGGCGCGGACGGCAAGGTCAGCGTGCGCCCGCTGACGACCGAGGAAATGAACAAGATCAACAGCCTGGTGCGCGAAGCGATGGGCTACAACCAGGACCGCGGCGACTCCGTCAGCGTGGCCAACGCCCCGTTCGACGGCGTCGACAAGGCCGCCGAGCCGGCGCTGGACTGGTGGCGCGACCCGGCCAACCTGCCGATGGCCAAGGAGCTGGCGAAGTTCCTGATCACGGCCCTGATCCTGCTGTACATCCTGATGCGGGTGGTGCGTCCGATGATGCGTCCCGTGTTCAAGAAGATCGACGAGATCAATGCACCGGAGCCGGAACCGGAAGAGGAAATCATCGAGGAGCCGGCCGGCCCGACGGAAGAGGAAATCTTCGCGCAGCAAATGGCCGAAATGGAAGAAAACACCGCGCGTACCTATCGCGACAACCTGGCCCTGGCCAAGAAGCTCGCCGCAGAAGATCCGCGCATCGTCGCTAACGTAATCAAGGCATGGATAGGCGCAAATGACTGA
- the fliG gene encoding flagellar motor switch protein FliG, with translation MTDSTGLQKAAILMLAMGESEAAEVMKFLGPREVLKLGAAMATMKGVPHEQVVDVLDGFRDEVAAASTVGLDSDEYIRQVLTKALGDDKASVLLSRILGGKDASGIESLKWMDSPSVAELIRNEHPQIIATILVHLERDQACEILGHFTDRLRNDVVLRIATLDGVQPAALRELNDVLTKLLSGNENIKKSTLGGVRAAAEILNFMSGEQESSVMDNIKNYDNDMAQQIMDEMFVFDNLIDIDDRGIQLLLREVQSEMLIIALKGASQELREKIFKNMSARASEMMREDLESKGPVRLSEVETQQKGILQIVRRLADEGQIVLGGKGEDSFV, from the coding sequence ATGACTGATAGTACCGGACTGCAAAAGGCAGCGATTCTGATGCTGGCAATGGGTGAATCCGAGGCCGCGGAAGTGATGAAGTTCCTGGGCCCCCGCGAAGTGCTGAAGCTGGGCGCCGCCATGGCCACGATGAAGGGCGTGCCGCATGAGCAGGTCGTCGACGTGCTGGACGGCTTCCGCGACGAAGTCGCCGCCGCCTCCACCGTGGGCCTGGATTCGGACGAATACATCCGCCAGGTGCTGACCAAGGCGCTGGGCGACGACAAGGCCTCCGTGCTGCTGTCGCGCATCCTGGGCGGCAAGGACGCGTCCGGCATCGAGAGCCTGAAGTGGATGGACTCGCCGTCGGTCGCGGAACTGATCCGCAACGAACACCCGCAGATCATCGCGACCATCCTCGTCCACCTGGAGCGCGACCAGGCTTGCGAAATTCTGGGACACTTCACGGACCGCCTGCGCAACGACGTGGTGCTGCGTATCGCCACCCTGGACGGCGTGCAGCCGGCCGCGCTGCGCGAGCTGAACGACGTGCTGACCAAGCTGCTGTCGGGTAACGAGAACATCAAGAAGTCCACCCTGGGCGGCGTGCGCGCGGCGGCCGAGATCCTGAACTTCATGAGCGGCGAGCAGGAAAGCTCGGTGATGGACAACATCAAGAACTACGACAACGACATGGCGCAGCAGATCATGGACGAGATGTTCGTGTTCGACAACCTGATCGACATCGACGACCGCGGCATCCAGCTGCTGCTGCGCGAAGTGCAGTCGGAAATGCTGATCATCGCGCTCAAGGGCGCGTCGCAGGAGCTGCGCGAGAAGATCTTCAAGAACATGTCGGCCCGCGCCAGCGAGATGATGCGGGAAGACCTGGAATCGAAGGGTCCGGTGCGCCTGTCGGAGGTGGAAACGCAGCAGAAAGGCATCCTGCAGATCGTCCGGCGTCTGGCCGACGAGGGCCAGATCGTCCTGGGCGGCAAGGGAGAAGACTCCTTCGTATAA
- a CDS encoding flagellar assembly protein FliH — protein sequence MAHIPKEQQTAFQRWEFQSFGDARPSTLAQREREEAAARAAAEAAAAEAAARQAEYEAYLNTPPPPDHPTEEELAAIREEARLQGYQDGYAEGHRAGEDEAIREGQEATAAALAPLAGLAEGFAQALRQADQLVANDVMELAMHLAKNMLKQALPVKPELILPIVRDAIDVLPSVQQPAVLMLNPADAAVVRAAIGDDLAKEGWRIAEDEAIARGGCRLDTASNQVDAQVEARWARLTHALGKNVEWLD from the coding sequence TTGGCGCATATTCCGAAAGAGCAGCAGACGGCGTTCCAGCGCTGGGAGTTCCAGTCCTTCGGCGACGCACGGCCCAGCACGCTGGCGCAGCGCGAACGGGAGGAAGCGGCCGCGCGCGCCGCCGCCGAAGCGGCAGCGGCCGAGGCCGCAGCACGCCAGGCCGAGTACGAAGCCTACCTGAACACCCCGCCGCCGCCGGACCATCCGACCGAGGAAGAGCTGGCGGCGATCCGCGAGGAAGCGCGCCTGCAGGGCTACCAGGACGGCTACGCCGAGGGCCACCGGGCCGGCGAGGACGAAGCCATCCGCGAAGGCCAGGAAGCGACGGCCGCCGCGCTGGCGCCGCTGGCCGGCCTGGCCGAAGGCTTCGCCCAGGCGTTGCGCCAGGCCGACCAGCTGGTCGCCAACGATGTGATGGAACTGGCCATGCACCTGGCCAAGAACATGCTCAAGCAGGCGCTGCCCGTGAAGCCGGAGTTGATCCTGCCGATCGTGCGCGACGCCATCGACGTGCTGCCCAGCGTGCAGCAGCCGGCCGTGCTGATGTTGAATCCGGCGGATGCGGCCGTGGTCCGCGCGGCCATCGGCGACGACCTGGCCAAGGAGGGCTGGCGCATCGCCGAGGACGAGGCGATCGCGCGCGGCGGCTGCCGCCTCGACACGGCCAGCAACCAGGTCGATGCCCAGGTCGAAGCGCGCTGGGCCCGGTTGACGCACGCGCTCGGCAAGAACGTGGAGTGGCTGGACTGA